From Thalassococcus sp. S3, one genomic window encodes:
- a CDS encoding copper chaperone PCu(A)C — protein sequence MKASIAVLVLAALGLGGAFLLRPQGDADDILLSAATAAPLEEGGAAIFLTVENRGTPDRIISVSSPLGDVSLYSPEAEDGIPAPSGLSASLAADGAHLRLSGLSTDLQYGQLIPLSLRFEEAGEVTTKARLIDPQKQGGAQEVGLFGLGDICRVGEGEPAPKIALSVHEGVEGWRIRVEAEEFEFSKDFAGLYHVPGMGHGHLYVGGMKLERLYSNEASIGALPKGRHVVRVTLNTNDHRAYVVDDAPVTAMAVIEVD from the coding sequence TTGAAAGCGTCGATTGCGGTTCTTGTGCTGGCAGCCCTCGGCCTTGGCGGAGCCTTCCTGCTGCGCCCTCAAGGCGACGCAGATGATATTTTGCTGAGCGCTGCAACGGCAGCACCTCTGGAAGAGGGCGGGGCGGCGATCTTTCTGACCGTCGAGAACAGGGGCACGCCGGATCGCATTATCTCGGTTTCAAGCCCCCTCGGCGATGTGTCGCTTTACAGCCCCGAAGCGGAGGATGGCATCCCGGCGCCCAGCGGTCTCTCGGCCTCACTGGCGGCGGATGGCGCCCATCTGAGGCTGTCGGGGCTCAGCACCGATCTGCAGTACGGCCAGCTGATCCCGCTGAGCCTCAGGTTCGAAGAGGCTGGCGAGGTGACGACCAAGGCCCGCCTCATCGACCCGCAGAAACAGGGCGGCGCGCAAGAGGTCGGCCTGTTCGGTCTGGGAGATATCTGTCGGGTGGGCGAGGGCGAGCCTGCGCCGAAAATCGCCTTGTCGGTCCATGAGGGGGTGGAGGGCTGGCGGATCCGGGTCGAGGCGGAGGAGTTCGAGTTCTCGAAGGACTTTGCCGGGCTCTATCACGTGCCGGGCATGGGACACGGGCATCTCTACGTTGGTGGCATGAAGTTGGAGCGTCTTTACAGCAACGAGGCCAGCATCGGGGCGCTGCCCAAGGGGCGCCATGTGGTGCGCGTGACGCTGAACACCAACGACCACCGCGCCTATGTCGTGGATGACGCGCCGGTGACCGCGATGGCTGTCATTGAGGTTGACTAG